Proteins encoded within one genomic window of Panicum virgatum strain AP13 chromosome 1N, P.virgatum_v5, whole genome shotgun sequence:
- the LOC120653936 gene encoding uncharacterized protein LOC120653936 — MASSSAGTPGAAYGCSSRHGSYATAANRQLTRQRSLPAALAAAFAPRGGGRERPRTRRLGDGGGGERAPAPGGAVGAVARAMWAWIGRARRKVSAMGRSASSSAKLQYEHEEYAQNFDDGAAAREPENLPRSFSARYARQAARDGARWGRRRAPP; from the coding sequence ATggccagcagcagcgccggAACGCCCGGCGCGGCCTACGGCTGCAGCTCGCGCCACGGCTCCTACGCCACCGCCGCGAACCGCCAGCTCACGAGGCAGAGGTCCCTGCCGGCCGCCCTCGCGGCCGCCTtcgcgccgcgcggcggcggacgcgagCGGCCGAGAACGAGACGCctcggggatggcggcggcggcgagcgcgcgccggcgcctggcggcgcggtgggggCGGTTGCGCGGGCGATGTGGGCGTGGATCGGGAGGGCAAGGAGGAAGGTGTCGGCGATGGGCCGGAGCGCCTCGTCGTCGGCGAAGCTCCAGTACGAGCACGAGGAGTACGCGCAGAACTtcgacgacggcgccgccgcaagGGAGCCCGAGAACCTGCCGCGGTCCTTCTCGGCGCGGTACGCCAGGCAAGCGGCGCGCGACGGGGCTCGctggggccgccgccgggcgccgccatGA